Part of the Arsenicicoccus sp. oral taxon 190 genome, CTGGCACCAGCCGGCGACGGCGGCGTCGTGGGTGACGACGACCAGCGCCGCCCCCTGCGCGGCGCACGCCCGGGTCAGCAGGTCCATGACCTCGTGACCGGTGTGCTGGTCGAGCGCGCCGGTGGGCTCGTCGGCGAAGACGACCCCCGGCGACCCGACGAGGGCTCGCGCGATCGCGACGCGCTGCGCCTGGCCGCCGGACAGCTCGCCCGGGCGGCGGCGCTCCAGACCCTGCAGGCCCAGCGGCCCGAACCACCCGGCGGCCCGTGACTCGGCCTCGCGCCGGGACGTGCCGGCGAGCATCAGCGGGAGCGCGACGTTCTCGACGGCGGGCAGCTCCGGCAGCAGCTGACCGGACTGGAAGACGAAGCCGAAGTCGCTGCGCCGCAGCCGACTCCGGGCTGCGTCCCCCAGCGAGGACAGGTCCCGGCCCTGCCAGGACACGGTGCCGGAGGTGGGGCGCACCACGCCCGCCAGCAGGTGCAGCAGGGTGGTCTTGCCGGAGCCGGACGGCCCCATGATGGCGACCGTGGACCCCGGCCACACGGCCAGGTCCACGCCGGCCAGCGCGGGCGGCACGTCCTGGCGGCCGGGGGAGTAGGACTTGACGAGGTGTTCGGCGACGAGCGAGGGCATCGGTCGGGCGCCCTGCGTGGCGACCGACCCGGGGTGCGGTGACGTGATCTTCTCCATGGCGTCGATGGTGCGCGGGCCGCGACGTCGCGCACATCCGACCACGGGAGCCGGTCGGGGTCATACCGGCGGCCTACGGGGCGCCCCCGGGATTCCCCTACCCTTGGGCCCCATGGCTCGTCAGCGCACCCCCGAAGGCCCCCCTCCGCCCCCGGCGGTCCAGAAGATCCGGCTGCGCTACGCCAAGCGCGGTCGGCTGCGCTTCTCCTCCTCCCGCGACTTCCAGCGCGCCCTCGAGCGGGCGCTGCGCCGCGCCGGGGTGCCGATGGCCTACTCCGCGGGATTCCACCCGCACCCCAAGATCAGCTATGCCAACGCCGCGCCCACCGGGACCGCCTCCGAGGCGGAGTACTTCGAGATCGCGCTCACCGAGCGCCTCGACCCGGCCGAGGTCGCGCGCGCCCTGGACGAGGCGCTGCCCGACGGCATCGACGTGCTGGACGCGGCGGACGCGCTGCCCGGCTCGCTGGCCGACCGGCTGCAGGCCTCCGAGTGGCTCGTCGAGCTGCGCGCCCTCCCCGCCGACGAGGCAGCCCGGGTCGAGCGCACCGTGTCGGCCTTCCTCGCGGCCGGCTCGGTGGAGATCAGCCGTATGACGAAGAGCGGCAACCGCACCTTCGACGTCCGGTCGGCCGTGCTCGAGCTCGGCGTCGAGCCCGGTGTCGCGCGGGCCCGCGAGGCCGGCGTCACCACGAGCGAGGGGGCGGTGCTGCTGCGGGCGGTCGTGCGGCATACGACTCCCGCGGTGCGACCGGACGACGTGGTGGCCGCCCTGCGGGTCACGGGTGAGGGGCTGCCGGACGTGACCCCCCTCATGACCAGGCTGGTGCAGGGGCCGCTGGAGGAGGAGACCCGCCGGATCGCCGACCCGCTGCGCTGACGCACGATGGCGCGGCGCCAGGGGGGCGCGGCCGCGCTGTGCGATACTGGCCGAGGTCACGGCGCGTCCACTCCGCGCCGCCGACCCGACGACATCGCAGCGACGACTCCGTGGCGAGCTGCAGCGAGGTGACCACCCGGTCGCCCGCCTCGCCCGGGACACCGGTCCTGTCGTGCAGTGCCGCCGGCACCGGACGAGTGACGCGCCTGGCGCGAGCCGACCGGTGTAGCAGACGACTTCCGTCGTCGGGGCACCCGCCTCGTCGACGACGACGACCGCACCACGCGGCGGCGAGGCGCTCCCGGCGCCACGGGTGGACGCGGCCCGTGGTCGAGAAGGGACCGCCGCGATGGCACCCGACCAGGACACCTTCCCCGCCGACGAGCAGGCCGGCGGCAGCACCGACACCCCGGCAGCGTCCGAGGCGACGCCGGCCCCCGACGCGCCGGACACCTCGACCGCCCCGGCCAAGCGGGCCACCCGGGCGCGCAAGGCCACCACCACCAAGCGGGCCCCCCGCAAGGCGACGGCCAAGGCCGCCACGCCCCCCGCCCAGCCGACCTCGGTCGACGCCGAGGCGGGCCAGGCCCACGACCTCGTCGGCACCCCCACGGCCGACCTCGACGCCGAGGACGCGCAGGCCGCGGCGGCTGCCGTGTCCGCCGTGGCCCCGCAGGCCGCCGACGCGGCGAGTGGCGACGCCACGACCACCGCGGCGAAGGCCCCCGCCAAGAAGGCCGCCAAGCGCACCCGTCGCGCCACCACCAAGGCGACCACCCCCGCCCCGGCCGGCAGCGAGGAGGCCGACGCGTCCGCTGCCGACGCCCCCGCTGCCGACGCCCCCGCTGCCGACGCCCCCGCCCCTGACGCTGCCGCCGACGCGGACCAGGCGCTGCGGGTCTCGGCCGCAGCCGCCGCGATCGACGCCGACGAGAGCGACGACGAGATCTCGGACATGGCGCTGGCCGTGCTCGACAGCGACCAGCTCAACGACCTCATCGCGACCATCCCCGCCACCCCCGCCGCCGACGAGGCGCCGCAGGCGGGCGGCTCGCCGTTCGGGCTCCTCTTCCAGGCCCCCGAGCCGACCGCCTCCCGGCGCCCGCGCCGCGCGACCTCCCCGAGCGTCGACCCCTCCAGCATCCGCCGCGACGACGAGCGTGACGAGGAAGACGACCTCGACGCCGACCTCGACAGCGACAGCGACACCGGCACCGGCTCGGGCGCCGACGACGCGGACCGCCCCGAGGCGGGCGAGGACGAGGGCCGCTCGTCCCGCCGTCGCCGCCGCGGGGGCAAGGGCCGCCGTCGCAGCGGCGACGACGCGGACCAGCAGACCGACGAGGCCACGTCCGAGGACGACGACACCGACGCGGACGCTGACTCCGATGCCGATCCGCAGGACCGGCAGGAGGAGGAGACCTCCGGCGGCTCGCGTCGCTCGCGTCGCCGCCGTGGCCGCAAGGGCGGCCGTGACCAGGGCGGCGACACGGACGCCGACGACTCCGACGACCGGGACGCCGACGAGGCCGACTCCGACGACAACGGCGCCCAGGACGACGCGGACGAGGGCAGCAGCTCCAGCCGGCGCCGTCGCCGGCGCCGCCGCTCGGGGTCCGGCGGTGGCGACGAGGACCCGCCCGGCACCGTGACCAAGGTCCGCGAGTCCCGCCGCGGCGAGGCCACCGGGATCAAGGGCTCGACCCGCCTCGAGGCCAAGAAGCAGCGCCGCCGCGAGGGCCGCGAGGCCGGCCGGCGTCGCACGATCATCACCGAGGCGGAATTCCTGGCGCGCCGCGAGAGCGTCGAGCGCACCATGGTCGTGCGCGACTCGGGTGACCGCACCCAGATCGCGGTGCTCGAGGATGGCGTCCTCGTCGAGCACTACGTCTCCCGCGAGCAGTCCGCCAGCTCGACCTCCATCGCCGGCAACATCTACCTCGGGCGCGTCCAGAACGTCCTGCCCTCGATGGAGGCGGCGTTCGTCGACATCGGCAAGGGCCGCAACGCCGTGCTCTACGCCGGTGAGGTCAACTGGGACGCCGCCGGCCTCGACAACGGCCAGGCCAAGCGCATCGAGAACGCCCTGAAGTCCGGCGACACCGTGCTCGTCCAGGCGACCAAGGACCCGATCGGGCACAAGGGGGCGCGGCTGACGTCGCAGATCTCCCTCCCGGGTCGCTACCTCGTCTTCGTGCCGGGCAGCTCCATGACCGGCATCAGCCGCAAGCTGCCCGACACCGAGCGCTCGCGCCTGAAGAAGATCCTCAAGGACGTCATGCCCGCCGACGCCGGCGTCATCGTGCGCACCGCCGCGGAGGGCGCCAGCGAGGAGGAGCTGCGCGCCGACGTCGCCCGCCTCACCAAGACCTGGGACGAGATCCAGACCCGCGCCAAGGCCCGCAGCACCCACGCCCCCGCCCTGCTCCACGGGGAGCCGGACCTGACCGTCCGCGTGGTCCGCGACGTCTTCAACGAGGACTTCTCCCAGCTGGTCGTCCAGGGCGACGCCGTCTGGGACACGGTGTCGTCGTATGTCGAGTCCGTGGCCCCCGACCTCGCCTCCCGCCTCGAGCGGTGGACCGGCGAGAAGGACGTCTTCGCCGGTCACCGCATCGACGAGCAGCTGGCCAAGGCCATGGACCGCAAGGTGTGGCTGCCCTCCGGCGGCTCGCTGGTCATCGACCGGACCGAGGCGATGACGGTCGTCGACGTCAACACCGGCAAGTTCGTGGGCCAGGGCGGCAACCTCGAGGAGACCGTCACCAAGAACAACATCGAGGCGGCCGAGGAGATCGTGCGCCAGCTGCGGCTGCGCGACATCGGCGGCATCATCGTCGTCGACTTCATCGACATGGTCCTCGAGTCCAACCGCGACCTGGTCGTGCGCCGGCTCGTGGAGTGCCTCGGTCGGGACCGCACCAAGCACCAGGTCGCCGAGGTGACCTCCCTGGGCCTGGTCCAGATGACCCGCAAGCGGGTCGGGACCGGCCTGATCGAGTCGTTCTCCACCACCTGCGAGCACTGCAACGGCCGCGGCATCCTCATCAGCTCCACCCCGGTCGCCCCGGGCACCGAGTCCGGCGTCGACCACTCCCACGACAACGGCGGCCGTCGAGGTCGTCGCGGCAAGGGTGGCAACGGCGGCGGCAACGGCGGCGGCAACGGCAACGGTGGCGGCAACGGCTCCCAGGGCCGCGACGCCGACCACGCGGGCACCCAGAGCCAGCCCGCTGAGGAGTCCGGCCCCACCCCGGCCCAGATCGCTGCCGCCGCGCACGCCGCGGCCATGGCCGCCTCCAAGGCCGTGGTCGAGGACGAAGCGCCGGCCACCCCCGACGAGGTCGCCAAGGCCATCGACGAGGCCATGTCCTCGGTGCTCGGCCCGGAGGCAGCCGCCCCGCAGCAGGACGCCCCGCAGCAGGACGCCCCGCAGCAGGACGCGTCGGAGAGCGACGACGAGCGGGCGGTCGTCATACCGGCCATCCCGCTGACCGAGGAGACCGCGCCGACCGAGCAGCCCAAGCGGCGCCGGCGGGGCCGGGTCGTGGCGCCCGCCGGGCCGCCCCGCCCGCACGACGAGTGACCTGACGGTCAGCCCGCACGGCCCGGTCGGATCCCTGGGGGATTTGGCCGGGCCGCTGCTCGCGGGATACCCTGGTGAGTCGGTGCGTCCACCGTCCCCTGCGCTGCCTCGACGAGGTGTCCGGCGCGACCGGGGGCCGGTCCCCGAAGCGGCCACCGGTTCCACACCCTCATCAGAGAGCGAGTCTGCAACGTGTACGCGATTGTTCGCGCAGGCGGGCGCCAGGAGAAGGTCTCCGTCGGCGACGTCCTCATCATCGACAAGGTGAACGACAAGCCCGGCGAGTCCATCGAGCTCCAGCCCCTGCTGCTCGTTGACGGCTCCACCGTCACCAGTGACGCGGCCAAGCTTGCCAAGGTCAAGGTCACGGCCGAGGTCGTCAAGGCGACCAAGGGCCCCAAGATCACGATCATGAAGTACAAGAACAAGACGGGCTACCGCAAGCGCCAGGGTCACCGTCAGCCGACCACCCAGATCAAGGTCACCGCGATCGAGGCCTGAGCCTCATCGCCCCACAGCTAACGCAGACACGAAGGCAGGCTTAGTCATGGCACACAAGAAGGGTGCTTCCAGCTCCAAGAACGGTCGCGACTCCAACGCGCAGCGCCTCGGCGTCAAGCGGTTCGGCGGCCAGCTCGTCAACGCCGGCGAGATCATCGTCCGCCAGCGCGGCACGCACTTCCACCCCGGCGCCAACGTCGGCCGCGGCAAGGACGACACGCTCTTCGCGCTGTCCGCCGGCGCCGTCGAGTTCGGGACCAAGCGCGGCCGCAAGGTCGTCAACATCGTCGCCGGAGAGTGACGACCGCGGGCCCTGGGCCCGCTCACCCACTGACGCGAGGGTGCAGGCTCACGGGCCTGCACCCTCGCGGTCTGTCCACAGGCCACCAGGCCGTATGCCGATATCGTGGCCCCTGCCTCCCGCAGGCGCCCACCCGGAAGGACCCCTTCACATGGCGAGCTTCGTCGATCGCGTGACCCTGCACGTGCAGGCCGGCAACGGCGGCCACGGCGTCGCGTCGGTGCACCGCGAGAAGTTCAAGCCGCTGGGCGGCCCCGACGGCGGCAACGGCGGCCGCGGCGGCTCGGTGGTGCTGCGGGTCGACCCGCAGAAGACCACGCTGCTCGACTACCACCACAGCCCGCACCGCAAGGCCGGCAACGGCAAGCCCGGCGAGGGCGGTGAGCGCAACGGCGCCGACGGGGAGGACCTGGTGCTGGGCGTGCCGGCGGGCACGGTCGTCAAGGACCGCCGCGGGGCGCTGCTGGCCGACCTGGTCACCCAGGGCGAGGAGTTCGTCGTCGCGGCCGGGGGGCGGGGTGGCCTCGGCAACAAGGCGCTGGCGTCGACCCGGCGCAAGGCGCCGGGCTTCGCGCTGTTGGGGGAGCCGGGCGACGAGCTCGACGTGGTGCTCGAGCTCAAGACGCTCGCCGACGTCGCGCTGATCGGGTTCCCCTCGGCGGGCAAGTCCTCCCTGGTGTCGGTGCTGTCCAGCGCCCGCCCCAAGATCGCGGACTACCCCTTCACGACGCTGGTGCCCAACCTCGGGGTGGTCACCGCCGGGTCCTCGCGCTACACCGTCGCCGACGTGCCCGGGCTGATCCCGGGGGCCCACGAGGGCAAGGGCCTCGGCCTGGAGTTCCTGCGGCACGTGGAGCGCTGCTCCGTGCTGGTCCACGTCGTCGACTGCGCCACCCTCGAGCCCGGGCGGGAC contains:
- a CDS encoding ABC transporter ATP-binding protein, with product MEKITSPHPGSVATQGARPMPSLVAEHLVKSYSPGRQDVPPALAGVDLAVWPGSTVAIMGPSGSGKTTLLHLLAGVVRPTSGTVSWQGRDLSSLGDAARSRLRRSDFGFVFQSGQLLPELPAVENVALPLMLAGTSRREAESRAAGWFGPLGLQGLERRRPGELSGGQAQRVAIARALVGSPGVVFADEPTGALDQHTGHEVMDLLTRACAAQGAALVVVTHDAAVAGWCQRVVRLRDGRVESDQARDTEVHGAEVTR
- a CDS encoding TIGR03936 family radical SAM-associated protein, encoding MARQRTPEGPPPPPAVQKIRLRYAKRGRLRFSSSRDFQRALERALRRAGVPMAYSAGFHPHPKISYANAAPTGTASEAEYFEIALTERLDPAEVARALDEALPDGIDVLDAADALPGSLADRLQASEWLVELRALPADEAARVERTVSAFLAAGSVEISRMTKSGNRTFDVRSAVLELGVEPGVARAREAGVTTSEGAVLLRAVVRHTTPAVRPDDVVAALRVTGEGLPDVTPLMTRLVQGPLEEETRRIADPLR
- a CDS encoding Rne/Rng family ribonuclease, with protein sequence MAPDQDTFPADEQAGGSTDTPAASEATPAPDAPDTSTAPAKRATRARKATTTKRAPRKATAKAATPPAQPTSVDAEAGQAHDLVGTPTADLDAEDAQAAAAAVSAVAPQAADAASGDATTTAAKAPAKKAAKRTRRATTKATTPAPAGSEEADASAADAPAADAPAADAPAPDAAADADQALRVSAAAAAIDADESDDEISDMALAVLDSDQLNDLIATIPATPAADEAPQAGGSPFGLLFQAPEPTASRRPRRATSPSVDPSSIRRDDERDEEDDLDADLDSDSDTGTGSGADDADRPEAGEDEGRSSRRRRRGGKGRRRSGDDADQQTDEATSEDDDTDADADSDADPQDRQEEETSGGSRRSRRRRGRKGGRDQGGDTDADDSDDRDADEADSDDNGAQDDADEGSSSSRRRRRRRRSGSGGGDEDPPGTVTKVRESRRGEATGIKGSTRLEAKKQRRREGREAGRRRTIITEAEFLARRESVERTMVVRDSGDRTQIAVLEDGVLVEHYVSREQSASSTSIAGNIYLGRVQNVLPSMEAAFVDIGKGRNAVLYAGEVNWDAAGLDNGQAKRIENALKSGDTVLVQATKDPIGHKGARLTSQISLPGRYLVFVPGSSMTGISRKLPDTERSRLKKILKDVMPADAGVIVRTAAEGASEEELRADVARLTKTWDEIQTRAKARSTHAPALLHGEPDLTVRVVRDVFNEDFSQLVVQGDAVWDTVSSYVESVAPDLASRLERWTGEKDVFAGHRIDEQLAKAMDRKVWLPSGGSLVIDRTEAMTVVDVNTGKFVGQGGNLEETVTKNNIEAAEEIVRQLRLRDIGGIIVVDFIDMVLESNRDLVVRRLVECLGRDRTKHQVAEVTSLGLVQMTRKRVGTGLIESFSTTCEHCNGRGILISSTPVAPGTESGVDHSHDNGGRRGRRGKGGNGGGNGGGNGNGGGNGSQGRDADHAGTQSQPAEESGPTPAQIAAAAHAAAMAASKAVVEDEAPATPDEVAKAIDEAMSSVLGPEAAAPQQDAPQQDAPQQDASESDDERAVVIPAIPLTEETAPTEQPKRRRRGRVVAPAGPPRPHDE
- the rplU gene encoding 50S ribosomal protein L21, which translates into the protein MYAIVRAGGRQEKVSVGDVLIIDKVNDKPGESIELQPLLLVDGSTVTSDAAKLAKVKVTAEVVKATKGPKITIMKYKNKTGYRKRQGHRQPTTQIKVTAIEA
- the rpmA gene encoding 50S ribosomal protein L27 — its product is MAHKKGASSSKNGRDSNAQRLGVKRFGGQLVNAGEIIVRQRGTHFHPGANVGRGKDDTLFALSAGAVEFGTKRGRKVVNIVAGE
- the obgE gene encoding GTPase ObgE → MASFVDRVTLHVQAGNGGHGVASVHREKFKPLGGPDGGNGGRGGSVVLRVDPQKTTLLDYHHSPHRKAGNGKPGEGGERNGADGEDLVLGVPAGTVVKDRRGALLADLVTQGEEFVVAAGGRGGLGNKALASTRRKAPGFALLGEPGDELDVVLELKTLADVALIGFPSAGKSSLVSVLSSARPKIADYPFTTLVPNLGVVTAGSSRYTVADVPGLIPGAHEGKGLGLEFLRHVERCSVLVHVVDCATLEPGRDPMSDLEAIERELSLYVPDETLGGRPLTERTRIIVLNKADVPEAEELAEFVKPDLEARGLEVFVVSAVARTGLKELGFALARHVEAARREVEQVEPKRVVLRPRAVDDTGFTVRRENTSDGVLYRVAGERPTRWVRQTDFTNDEAVGYLADRLARLGVEEELYKVGAVAGDTVVIGAEDDAVVFDWEPTVASGAELLGRRGTDLRLEQAEGAPRPTRAEKREELADLKAARRATAAELDAERRAGHWATLHDED